The region CCGTTGAGGTTACAGAAGCATGACCCCGAACCACCATCGCGCCCCAGATCACGGAGCACCCATTTCGAACACCCCACACTCCGCGCGTGCCTTCACCGCAGAAGACGGTTCCTCCCTCGTCGAGTTCGCACTTACCCTCCCCATGTTCATGCTCGTCGTCACCGGCGTTCTCTACCTCGGCATCGTTCTCTTCAACTTCATCACCCTCACGGAAGCCACCCAGTTCTCCGCACGCCAGATGATGATCAGCCGAGGCCAGACTACTGACCCCTGCGCCCTCTTCATCAGCACCTTCTATAACTCCGCCCCCACCCTCACCCACAGCAATCTCACCTTCTCCTTCAGCCTCAACGGCACGCAATACCTCTCGACCACCTCCTGCCCCGCCGGCGTAAACAACATGGTCCTCGGCAGTGAAGCCATCGTCCTCGTCACCTACCCCGCCAAGCTCGCCCTCGTCGGCGACGTCATCTCACCCGGCTTTAACCTCAGCGACCAGGAGCTGGAGCAGATCCAATGAATCGCCTCAACAAGCTCTTCTGCCTCTTCCTCCGCGACCAGCGCGGACAGGTCCTCCCCATCGCCGGTCTCATGATGTTCGTCATCACCGCCATGATCGGCCTTGTCGTGGACGTAGGACACATCTATCTCTGCCAGCGTGAGCTCCAGGCCTCCTCCGACGCCGCCGCCCTTGCC is a window of Granulicella tundricola MP5ACTX9 DNA encoding:
- a CDS encoding TadE/TadG family type IV pilus assembly protein, with protein sequence MTPNHHRAPDHGAPISNTPHSARAFTAEDGSSLVEFALTLPMFMLVVTGVLYLGIVLFNFITLTEATQFSARQMMISRGQTTDPCALFISTFYNSAPTLTHSNLTFSFSLNGTQYLSTTSCPAGVNNMVLGSEAIVLVTYPAKLALVGDVISPGFNLSDQELEQIQ